In a genomic window of Colius striatus isolate bColStr4 chromosome 2, bColStr4.1.hap1, whole genome shotgun sequence:
- the LOC133625023 gene encoding spidroin-2-like, with the protein MAQRRPTTHTSGTRAATATQLTGRARPTSLRGAAGARREQDRAGGARIERAGPGESGRGQDRAGGAKREQEGPGESGRGQDRAGGAKRERAGPRESRRGQERAGGARRERAGPEGRGRGQERAGGARREWAGPSERGRGQERAGGARREQEGPGESGRGQDRAGGARREQEGPSESGRGQEGAGGARRERAGPGESGRGQERAGGARTERAGPGESGRGQERAGGARTERAGPGAGGARNERAGPGESGRGQERAGGARRERAGPGETRWGQEGEGGARRERAGPGYIGRGQDRAGGARRERAGPSERGRGQERAGGAKRERAGPGQREGGARRERAGPGESGRGHQREGGARRERAGPGGSRLGQERAGGARRERAGPGERGRGQERAGGARRERAGPGESGRGQGTSGGARIERAGPGESGRGHQREGGARREQAGPRESGRGQDRERAGPGESGRGQERAGGAIRERAGPGESGGARREQAGPGESGRGQERAGGARRERAGPGESGRGQERAGGARRERAGPGESGRGQERAGGAIRERAGPGESGRGQEGAGGARRDKVGPGGRGRGQERVGGAIRERAGPGESGRGQERAGGARRERAGPGRRRRGQERAGGARRERAGPGRRRRGQERAGGARRERAGPGESGRGQERAGGARKEKAGPGESGRGQGTSGGARRQRAGPGGSGRGQERAGGARREQAGAGWARRGQAGAGGSRRGQAGAGGHGAAREAEGSGGAGGRRRGGGGRRSGRRPIGASALAQCRRNGGARDARKSGRARKGSGGPASAQVLHRPAFTIPLGLSHSFPVL; encoded by the exons ATGGCCCAACGGAGGCCGACGACACACACCAGCGGAACGCGGGCAGCAACCGCAACGCAGTTGACGGGGCGAGCCCGACCGACCTCGCTGAGGGGAGCGGCCGGGGCCAGGAGAGAGCAG GATAGAGCGGGCGGGGCCAGGATAGAGCGGGCGGGGCCAGGAGAGAGCGGGCGGGGCCAGGATAGAGCGGGCGGGGCCAAGAGAGAGCAGGAGGGGCCAGGAGAGAGCGGGCGGGGCCAGGATAGAGCGGGCGGGGCCAAGAGAGAGCGGGCGGGGCCAAGAGAGAGCAGGAGGGGCCAGGAGAGAGCAGGAGGGGCCAGGAGAGAGAGGGCGGGGCCAGAAGGGAGAGGGCGGGGCCAGGAGAGAGCGGGCGGGGCCAGGAGGGAGTGGGCGGGGCCATCAGAGAGAGGGCGGGGCCAGGAGAGAGCGGGCGGGGCCAGGAGAGAGCAGGAGGGGCCAGGAGAGAGCGGGCGGGGCCAGGACAGAGCGGGCGGGGCCAGGAGAGAGCAGGAGGGGCCATCAGAGAGCGGGCGGGGCCAGGAGGGAGCGGGCGGGGCCAGGAGAGAGAGGGCGGGGCCAGGAGAGAGCGGGCGGGGCCAGGAGAGAGCGGGCGGGGCCAGGACAGAGCGGGCGGGGCCAGGAGAGAGCGGGCGGGGCCAGGAGAGAGCGGGCGGGGCCAGGACAGAGCGGGCGGGGCCAGGAGCGGGCGGGGCCAGGAATGAGCGGGCGGGGCCAGGAGAGAGCGGGCGGGGCCAGGAGAGAGCGGGCGGGGCCAGGAGAGAGCGGGCGGGGCCAGGAGAGACAAGGTGGGGCCAGGAGGGAGAAGGCGGGGCCAGGAGAGAGCGGGCGGGGCCAGGGTACATCGGGCGGGGCCAGGATAGAGCGGGCGGGGCCAGGAGAGAGCGGGCGGGGCCATCAGAGAGAGGGCGGGGCCAGGAGAGAGCAGGCGGGGCCAAGAGAGAGCGGGCGGGGCCAGGACAGAGAGAGGGCGGGGCCAGGAGAGAGCGGGCGGGGCCAGGAGAGAGCGGGCGGGGCCATCAGAGAGAGGGCGGGGCCAGGAGAGAGCGGGCGGGGCCAGGAGGGAGCAGGCTGGGCCAGGAGAGAGCGGGCGGGGCCAGGAGAGAGCGGGCGGGGCCAGGAGAGAGAGGGCGGGGCCAGGAGAGAGCGGGCGGGGCCAGGAGAGAGCGGGCGGGGCCAGGAGAGAGCGGGCGGGGCCAGGGTACATCGGGCGGGGCCAGGATAGAGCGGGCGGGGCCAGGAGAGAGCGGGCGGGGCCATCAGAGAGAGGGCGGGGCCAGGAGAGAGCAGGCGGGGCCAAGAGAGAGCGGGCGGGGCCAGGACAGAGAGAGGGCGGGGCCAGGAGAGAGCGGGCGGGGCCAGGAGAGAGCGGGCGGGGCCATCAGAGAGAGGGCGGGGCCAGGAGAGAGCGGGGGGGCCAGGAGGGAGCAGGCTGGGCCAGGAGAGAGCGGGCGGGGCCAGGAGAGAGCGGGCGGGGCCAGGAGAGAGAGGGCGGGGCCAGGAGAGAGCGGGCGGGGCCAGGAGAGAGCGGGCGGGGCCAGGAGAGAGAGGGCGGGGCCAGGAGAGAGCGGGCGGGGCCAGGAGAGAGCGGGCGGGGCCATCAGAGAGAGGGCGGGGCCAGGAGAGAGCGGGCGGGGCCAGGAGGGAGCGGGCGGGGCCAGGAGAGACAAGGTGGGGCCAGGAGGGAGAGGGCGGGGCCAGGAGAGAGTGGGCGGGGCCATCAGAGAGAGGGCGGGGCCAGGAGAGAGCGGGCGGGGCCAGGAGAGAGCGGGCGGGGCCAGGAGAGAGCGGGCGGGGCCAGGAAGGAGAAGGCGGGGCCAGGAGAGAGCGGGCGGGGCCAGGAGAGAGCGGGCGGGGCCAGGAAGGAGAAGGCGGGGCCAGGAGAGAGCGGGCGGGGCCAGGAGAGAGCGGGCGGGGCCAGGAGAGAGCGGGCGGGGCCAGGAGAGAGCGGGCGGGGCCAGGAAGGAGAAGGCGGGGCCAGGAGAGAGCGGGCGGGGCCAGGGTACATCGGGCGGGGCCAGGAGACAGCGGGCGGGGCCAGGAGGGAGCGGGCGGGGCCAGGAGAGAGCGGGCGGGGCCAGGCGGGAGCAGGCGGGAGCAGGCTGGGCCAGGCGGGGCCAGGCGGGAGCAGGCGGGAGCAGGCGGGGCCAGGCGGGAGCAGGCGGGCACGGCGCGGCACGGGAAGCTGAGGGGAGCGGCGGCGCCGGGGGAAGGCGGAGGGGCGGTGGGGGAAGGCGGAGCGGCCGGCGGCCAATTGGCGCCTCGGCGCTTGCGCAGTGCCGGCGGAACGGCGGCGCGCGGGACGCACGGAAAAGCGGCCGGGCGCGGAAGGGCAGCGGCGGCCCTGCCAGCGCGCAGGTACTCCACCGCCCCGCGTTCACCATCCCTCTGGGCCTTTCCCATTCCTTCCCTGTGCTGTAG